A part of Nostoc sp. C052 genomic DNA contains:
- a CDS encoding DUF1269 domain-containing protein has protein sequence MSDLIVIGFPDEFKADEVLLDLRKLEREYLIDLEDAAIVVRNRHGKVKVKQTQELVASGALSGGFWGLLIGLIFLHPMLAIFGAAVGALSGALTDIGIDDNFIQELGNTIEPGTSAIFILVRKSTPDKVLEDLSKFEGKVLRTSLSHEDEAKLQAALTKTEA, from the coding sequence ATGAGTGATCTAATTGTGATTGGCTTTCCAGATGAATTTAAGGCAGATGAAGTATTGCTTGATCTCAGAAAACTGGAGCGGGAATATTTGATCGATCTAGAAGATGCCGCGATCGTGGTCAGAAATAGACACGGCAAAGTCAAGGTTAAGCAGACTCAAGAACTTGTCGCTTCTGGTGCATTAAGTGGCGGCTTCTGGGGACTGTTAATCGGCTTGATCTTCCTTCATCCCATGCTAGCAATTTTTGGTGCAGCAGTGGGTGCCCTTTCCGGTGCATTAACGGATATCGGCATTGATGACAACTTCATTCAAGAACTAGGCAACACGATCGAACCTGGAACCTCTGCCATTTTTATCTTGGTGAGAAAGTCTACACCTGACAAGGTTTTGGAAGACTTGAGCAAATTTGAGGGAAAAGTCCTACGAACTTCATTATCCCACGAAGATGAGGCAAAACTTCAGGCAGCTCTTACGAAAACAGAAGCATGA
- a CDS encoding DUF305 domain-containing protein, which translates to MNKKFLVYSLVGLLSSGAAAGFVLVNSKQAQSLPASGNPQQPRSIQVDQHFIEMMIPHHQDAIAMADLALSRAKRPEVKKIAEAIKKEQTLEIEEMRTWYKKWYGKEVPAHSMTDMGMMGNHHKQGQGTGSGMMGQGQGMMGQGQGMMGQGQGMMSMKTDIDALKKAPDFDKEFIRQMIPHHQMAVKMAQMASGRAVHLEIRTLAQSIIKSQNAEIAQMQGWQ; encoded by the coding sequence ATGAATAAGAAGTTTTTAGTTTACAGCTTAGTCGGGCTACTCAGTAGTGGTGCTGCTGCCGGATTCGTCCTTGTCAACAGCAAACAGGCTCAGTCATTACCTGCATCAGGAAATCCTCAACAACCCAGATCAATCCAAGTCGATCAACATTTTATCGAAATGATGATCCCTCATCACCAAGATGCGATCGCAATGGCTGACCTGGCTTTGAGTCGCGCCAAACGCCCAGAAGTAAAAAAAATAGCTGAAGCAATTAAAAAAGAGCAAACTCTTGAAATTGAAGAGATGCGTACCTGGTACAAAAAGTGGTACGGCAAAGAAGTCCCTGCACATTCAATGACTGACATGGGCATGATGGGAAACCACCATAAACAAGGGCAGGGCACAGGCTCAGGCATGATGGGTCAAGGGCAAGGCATGATGGGTCAAGGGCAGGGCATGATGGGTCAAGGGCAGGGCATGATGAGCATGAAGACGGACATTGATGCGCTTAAGAAAGCCCCGGACTTTGACAAGGAATTTATACGGCAAATGATTCCTCATCATCAAATGGCGGTGAAGATGGCTCAGATGGCATCTGGGCGTGCTGTTCATCTAGAGATCCGCACTTTGGCTCAGTCAATCATCAAATCTCAAAATGCTGAAATCGCACAGATGCAAGGATGGCAGTAA
- a CDS encoding heavy-metal-associated domain-containing protein: MKLQLKVPGMTCGGCVNTITQAIRTVDAKAIVQGDPKTKIVSVETQASEAAIKDVITAAGYQVAGAKF, translated from the coding sequence ATGAAACTCCAACTAAAAGTTCCTGGAATGACCTGTGGTGGTTGTGTAAACACCATCACTCAAGCGATTAGAACAGTTGATGCTAAAGCGATCGTTCAGGGCGATCCAAAAACCAAGATTGTATCAGTGGAAACTCAGGCCTCAGAAGCTGCCATCAAGGATGTAATTACGGCAGCTGGCTACCAAGTGGCGGGAGCAAAGTTCTGA
- the rppB gene encoding two-component system sensor histidine kinase RppB, with the protein MNHNKLFRLTRIRLALYYAIVMGLILSLCAFGFYRAVFHAHVVALDSEIESVAGTLHDSIELKLQSPGRLEPLAHQLFPNIDKCGTGASNCIQQQPHSKRHLLGIVTKTSYYIRFFDTSGKLIATAGYYSEGLPDVFNQKTWQFLKDSKGKDYHQITLALHTQNYQDWGYMQVGRSLQEFNHYLDSVKLVSVLGLLIAMIMIAGASWWLSGLAMQPIYQSYRQIQQFTADAAHELRTPLAATGATVESALLMSQIDEEETRDILQTIQRQNQRLTTLVVDLLMLARLDKQSQKLQRENCCINDIVSDLVEEFEAMANAAEVKLTSSIQVHQPLNIIGNADQLYRLFSNLIVNAIQYTPRGGEVTVFLDCNDYNAVIKVQDTGIGIPKHELTRIFDRFYRVNSDRSRSTGGSGLGLAIAQAIIQSHHGSIDVQSNLGEGSTFTIKLPFNIPPLKTVRSIYPFKMLYR; encoded by the coding sequence ATGAATCACAATAAGCTGTTTCGGCTCACCCGTATTCGTTTGGCTCTATATTATGCCATTGTTATGGGTTTAATTTTAAGCCTATGTGCATTCGGTTTTTATCGAGCGGTGTTCCATGCCCATGTAGTGGCTTTAGACAGTGAAATCGAGTCTGTAGCGGGAACATTACACGACAGTATCGAACTAAAACTACAGTCACCTGGACGTTTGGAACCATTGGCACATCAGTTATTCCCAAATATAGATAAATGTGGAACTGGAGCTAGTAATTGTATTCAACAACAGCCACATTCTAAACGTCATCTACTTGGTATCGTTACTAAAACCAGCTATTATATACGTTTTTTTGATACTTCTGGAAAATTAATTGCTACTGCTGGTTATTATTCAGAAGGATTACCTGACGTTTTTAATCAAAAAACTTGGCAATTTCTCAAAGACAGCAAAGGCAAAGATTACCATCAAATTACTCTAGCACTGCATACCCAAAATTATCAAGATTGGGGATATATGCAAGTAGGACGAAGTCTACAAGAGTTTAATCATTACTTGGATAGTGTGAAATTAGTTTCGGTATTAGGGTTGTTAATTGCAATGATTATGATTGCTGGTGCTAGTTGGTGGCTATCAGGATTAGCTATGCAGCCAATTTATCAATCATATCGACAGATTCAACAGTTTACAGCAGATGCAGCACATGAATTACGAACGCCTTTAGCTGCAACAGGTGCAACGGTGGAATCGGCACTTTTAATGTCCCAAATAGATGAAGAAGAAACACGAGATATTTTGCAAACTATACAACGTCAAAATCAACGGCTAACTACTTTAGTTGTTGATTTATTAATGTTAGCACGTTTAGATAAACAGTCCCAAAAGTTACAACGTGAAAATTGTTGTATAAATGATATTGTTAGCGATTTAGTTGAGGAGTTTGAAGCGATGGCAAATGCCGCAGAGGTAAAGCTGACATCTTCAATACAAGTGCATCAACCTCTGAATATTATAGGTAATGCTGACCAGCTTTATCGCTTGTTTTCTAATTTAATTGTCAATGCAATTCAATACACACCCAGAGGAGGGGAGGTAACAGTTTTCTTAGATTGTAATGACTATAATGCTGTAATCAAAGTTCAAGATACAGGCATTGGTATCCCGAAACACGAACTGACTCGAATTTTTGATCGCTTTTATCGGGTGAATAGCGATCGCTCCCGTAGCACTGGCGGTTCTGGATTGGGATTAGCGATCGCGCAAGCAATTATTCAGTCACACCACGGCAGTATAGATGTGCAAAGTAACTTAGGTGAAGGTAGCACTTTCACTATTAAGCTACCTTTTAATATACCCCCACTTAAAACCGTTCGCTCTATTTACCCATTTAAAATGTTGTATCGTTAA
- the rppA gene encoding two-component system response regulator RppA: MLTSQVYNESLTTQFDMRVLLVEDEPDLGAAIKRTLNQQKYLVDWVMDGNEAWAYLENSSAQYTVAILDWMLPGITGLELCKRLRYKVNPLPILMLTARDRMEDKVAGLDAGADDYLVKPFSMVELLARLRALQRRSPHFQPQQLTVGNLTLDYGNSTVVRQHTTGEQQRIPLTNKEFQLLEYFMKHPNQIVTTEQIRNQIWEVNAESSSNVVAAQIRLLRRKLTNSDCTNSIETLHGMGYRLNFTNESQ, encoded by the coding sequence ATGCTTACATCACAAGTTTACAATGAATCTTTAACTACTCAATTTGATATGAGGGTGCTGCTAGTCGAAGATGAGCCGGATTTAGGGGCTGCTATCAAGCGCACCTTAAATCAACAAAAGTACTTAGTTGATTGGGTAATGGATGGTAATGAAGCATGGGCTTACTTAGAAAATAGCTCGGCACAATATACAGTAGCAATTCTTGATTGGATGCTTCCAGGAATTACTGGTTTAGAATTGTGCAAAAGACTGCGTTACAAAGTAAATCCTCTTCCTATCCTGATGCTAACTGCTAGAGATAGAATGGAAGATAAAGTAGCCGGACTAGATGCTGGTGCTGACGATTACCTAGTAAAGCCCTTTAGCATGGTAGAACTACTGGCACGATTGCGGGCTTTGCAGCGTCGCTCTCCGCATTTCCAACCTCAACAATTGACTGTTGGTAACTTGACTCTAGATTATGGCAACAGCACAGTTGTAAGACAACATACTACGGGTGAACAGCAAAGGATTCCTTTAACTAATAAAGAGTTCCAACTGCTAGAGTATTTTATGAAGCATCCCAACCAAATTGTTACTACCGAACAAATTCGTAACCAGATTTGGGAAGTTAATGCGGAATCTAGTAGCAATGTAGTGGCGGCGCAAATACGTTTGTTACGTCGCAAACTCACCAATAGCGACTGTACTAACTCAATTGAAACTTTGCACGGTATGGGATATCGTCTTAATTTCACTAATGAATCACAATAA
- a CDS encoding response regulator, with protein sequence MKILVVEDDEANADMLACILCNQNYTVEVAKDGEVAWELIVVYDYDLLLIDITLPHLDGISLCRRIRTHSYQMPILLVTGRSSSHDQAIGLDAGADAYMVKPFDHEVLIAGIRALLRRRGTAFQSVLEWGSLRFDPATREVTYAGQPLYLSPKEFSILEFFLRNGRRVFTYSVILDQLWAYEETPGEDAVRTHIKGLRQKFRRVGAPTDLIETVYGLGYRLKPLEAIADSISTDQFTSSQGTQPIQQQTLSALSKVWDRFKTRVDEQIRILEQASAVLMQQMLSPDIQQQASQEAHTLSDSLATFGLSEGSRIAEKIEQLLRVNESLKSEQTLCLCELVTALRQEIDRASNNLTTERSEQEESVFANERPLLLIIDADRQLAEQLVNEAVNWGFRSAIATTLSEAETKIEQDAPTVVLLDPDITHPTTDSLRLLAKLSHQTPAVPVLVLTSHDQLTDRLEVAQLGGHGFLHKPLPPAHVLKAVAQAAQRAEAAKQRVMVIDDDPQILATLKGFLEPWGLSVTTLNDPQRFWETLESCSPDLLILDMKMPDLSGVELCQIIRNDSHWGHLPIIFLIAHTDATIINQVFSVGADDFVSKPIVNPELVSRIINRLERIKLLQNAAETDHLTKLSNRRKSTQDLNKYLQLANQQNQPLCLAVLDLDNFKEINDRHGYNTGDMVMRQWGQFLRQTFRQNAVIARWESDEFVVALSSMIKADGIQRLTQLLATLHHRQFVAPDQTQFRITFSAGIAQYPDDGTDLHSLYQAASEALHQSKVAGCACIFSAEGSRVSV encoded by the coding sequence ATGAAAATTTTGGTGGTAGAAGATGATGAGGCAAATGCCGATATGCTTGCTTGTATTCTCTGCAACCAAAATTACACGGTTGAAGTCGCTAAAGATGGAGAGGTTGCTTGGGAACTGATTGTCGTTTATGACTATGATTTATTACTGATAGATATTACGCTTCCTCATTTAGACGGAATAAGTCTCTGTCGTAGAATCAGAACGCACAGCTATCAAATGCCAATTCTACTGGTTACTGGGCGAAGCAGTAGCCACGACCAAGCAATCGGGCTAGATGCAGGTGCTGATGCCTACATGGTGAAACCGTTCGATCATGAGGTATTGATTGCTGGAATTCGAGCCTTGCTGCGTCGCAGAGGAACAGCTTTTCAATCTGTGCTGGAGTGGGGTAGTTTGCGGTTTGATCCGGCAACTCGTGAAGTCACTTATGCAGGGCAACCTCTATACTTGAGTCCCAAGGAGTTTTCGATACTAGAGTTTTTTTTGCGGAATGGTCGTCGAGTCTTTACCTACAGCGTGATTTTGGATCAACTCTGGGCCTATGAGGAGACTCCTGGCGAAGATGCTGTGAGAACTCATATTAAAGGGCTACGGCAGAAATTTAGGAGGGTCGGCGCTCCCACAGATTTGATTGAAACGGTTTATGGGCTGGGTTATCGGCTTAAACCGTTGGAAGCGATCGCCGATTCAATCAGCACGGATCAATTCACGTCTTCTCAGGGGACTCAACCGATTCAACAACAAACCCTCAGTGCCTTATCCAAAGTTTGGGATCGCTTTAAAACTAGAGTAGATGAACAGATCAGAATTCTAGAGCAAGCGAGTGCCGTTTTGATGCAACAGATGCTGAGTCCAGATATTCAACAACAGGCATCTCAGGAAGCTCACACCCTATCAGACTCACTTGCGACCTTTGGATTGTCCGAAGGCTCTCGAATCGCTGAAAAAATTGAACAACTGCTACGCGTCAACGAATCCTTGAAATCGGAGCAAACCCTCTGCCTTTGCGAACTGGTGACTGCCCTGCGTCAAGAAATCGATCGCGCATCGAATAACTTAACTACAGAACGGAGCGAGCAGGAAGAGTCTGTGTTTGCGAATGAGCGTCCTCTGTTATTGATCATTGATGCCGATCGCCAACTGGCGGAACAGTTGGTGAATGAAGCTGTGAACTGGGGATTTCGGAGCGCGATCGCAACGACTCTTTCCGAAGCCGAAACAAAAATTGAGCAGGATGCGCCTACAGTTGTGCTACTTGATCCCGACATTACTCATCCCACAACAGATAGTTTAAGACTGCTGGCAAAGCTCAGTCATCAAACTCCTGCTGTGCCGGTTCTCGTTTTAACCAGTCACGATCAATTAACCGATCGCCTAGAAGTTGCCCAACTCGGCGGACATGGTTTTTTACACAAACCCTTGCCCCCGGCTCATGTGCTGAAAGCGGTCGCTCAAGCGGCGCAACGAGCAGAGGCAGCAAAGCAACGGGTGATGGTCATCGATGACGATCCCCAGATTCTCGCAACTCTAAAGGGGTTTCTAGAACCCTGGGGATTGAGCGTAACAACGCTGAATGATCCTCAACGATTTTGGGAAACGCTAGAATCCTGCTCACCCGATTTGCTGATTCTAGATATGAAAATGCCTGATTTGAGCGGTGTTGAGCTTTGCCAGATTATCCGCAACGACTCGCACTGGGGTCACTTGCCGATCATTTTTTTGATAGCGCATACTGATGCCACAATCATTAATCAAGTGTTTTCAGTGGGTGCAGATGACTTTGTGAGCAAGCCGATCGTGAATCCAGAATTGGTCAGTCGCATCATCAATCGACTGGAGCGGATCAAACTCCTTCAAAATGCTGCTGAGACTGATCATTTGACCAAACTCTCTAATCGCCGTAAGTCAACTCAAGACTTAAACAAATATCTTCAACTTGCAAATCAACAGAATCAGCCGCTCTGTCTAGCAGTTCTGGACTTAGACAATTTCAAGGAGATCAACGATCGTCATGGGTACAATACTGGCGATATGGTGATGCGTCAGTGGGGACAGTTCCTCCGGCAGACTTTTAGGCAAAATGCAGTCATTGCTCGCTGGGAAAGCGATGAATTTGTGGTTGCCTTATCTAGCATGATTAAGGCAGATGGCATTCAAAGACTCACTCAATTATTAGCAACGCTCCACCACAGACAATTTGTTGCTCCTGATCAGACTCAATTTCGGATCACATTTAGCGCTGGAATTGCTCAATATCCAGATGATGGAACGGATTTGCATTCTCTTTATCAAGCTGCATCCGAAGCCTTGCATCAGTCTAAAGTTGCTGGGTGTGCCTGTATTTTTTCTGCGGAAGGCTCTAGAGTGTCAGTCTAG
- a CDS encoding DUF5676 family membrane protein, whose amino-acid sequence MTHSIQHSVGNRVCSYTVPILSVRSLFLATAITTGIAYLVCVLFLIVAPQATMGFFSYVLHANLSGIIRSVTWGSFIVGLLVWSMGIGLYVALVARLYNKLSVR is encoded by the coding sequence ATGACCCATAGTATTCAGCATAGTGTAGGAAATCGTGTATGTAGTTATACAGTACCGATATTAAGTGTGCGATCGCTATTTCTTGCCACAGCGATTACTACAGGCATTGCTTATTTAGTTTGTGTTCTGTTCCTAATAGTGGCACCTCAAGCAACAATGGGATTCTTTAGCTATGTTCTTCACGCTAATCTGTCTGGGATTATCCGAAGCGTTACCTGGGGAAGCTTTATCGTCGGTCTTCTCGTTTGGTCTATGGGTATAGGTTTGTATGTAGCTTTGGTTGCTCGCCTTTACAACAAGCTTTCGGTGAGATAG
- a CDS encoding pyridoxamine 5'-phosphate oxidase family protein, which translates to MLDIDEMSTKEIHDLLQKVGHGHLGCALEGHPYVVPMHYYFDDPDIYIFTTVGMKTKYMDVNPEVCLQVEDVHNLQHWRSVTVTGRAEHITEQQDIDRVMQFVKTQNPTLSPAINRTWIDAWGRAEVMALYRIHPSEMSGRTTDGISSQ; encoded by the coding sequence ATGTTAGATATCGATGAAATGAGCACAAAAGAGATCCATGATCTCTTGCAAAAGGTAGGACATGGGCACTTAGGTTGTGCCCTTGAAGGACATCCCTATGTTGTGCCTATGCATTATTATTTCGACGACCCAGATATTTACATCTTCACCACGGTGGGGATGAAGACTAAGTATATGGATGTAAATCCAGAAGTCTGTTTGCAAGTTGAAGATGTCCACAACCTACAGCATTGGCGCAGCGTTACTGTGACGGGTCGAGCCGAACACATCACAGAGCAGCAAGATATCGATCGCGTGATGCAATTTGTCAAAACGCAAAACCCAACGCTTTCGCCCGCGATTAATCGCACCTGGATTGATGCCTGGGGTCGTGCAGAGGTTATGGCGCTCTACCGTATCCATCCCAGTGAGATGAGTGGACGCACCACTGATGGCATCAGCAGTCAGTGA
- a CDS encoding heavy metal translocating P-type ATPase has protein sequence MNHDHHNHQQTQPKPGNAGHDEHGKQVKKNPHDSDPHGNQGGRNQHAGHDKHAGHSPEIFKRRFFICLLLTLPILYFAPIFQTWLNYQAIQFPGAKWVIPIFSTIVYFYGGWVFLKGAYYELRSKIGMMTLVALAITVAFIYSVAVTFGLKGDSFYWELATLVDIMLLGHWMEMASVLGASNALGELAKLVPSVAHKQANGRSEDVQVSALVEGDIILIRPGEQVPIDGEIVEGTSNVNESFLTGESRPVVKKANDEAIAGAVNGEGALTVKVTRTGDQTTLSQIMRMVKEAQTSKSKFQSLADRLAYWLTLIAIGIATLAFVVWISIKPDDLAFAVSRAVTVLVIACPHALGLAVPLVLVNATAMSAKNGILVRNREAFERAKGIKTIAFDKTGTLTTGHFGVQRIYTDSIDELKALGISASLESLSEHPLGQSIVEEASHRKLQLSKASDFKAVPGQGVEGVVDGQRYRVGRPEWVQELKLQFPPALQKGLQERESRGESAIVLMDDKQVLALFGLADQVRASAREAVVKLQKMDVQVVMITGDAEAVAKAVAGDLQIDRYYARVLPQDKAALIHRLKAEKPTAFVGDGINDAPALTESDLGLAIGAGTNVAIESADLILVKSDPLDATYALKLAKATYSKMAQNLLWAAGYNVVAIPLAAGVGYPFGILLTPAIAAILMSVSTVVVSFNAMSLRGIRLHD, from the coding sequence GTGAACCACGATCACCATAATCATCAGCAAACGCAGCCCAAGCCGGGAAACGCTGGGCACGATGAACACGGAAAGCAAGTTAAAAAGAATCCGCATGACAGTGATCCACACGGCAACCAAGGGGGACGCAATCAACACGCGGGGCACGATAAACATGCTGGACACAGCCCAGAGATTTTCAAACGACGCTTCTTTATTTGCCTCTTGCTAACGCTGCCCATTCTCTATTTTGCGCCAATATTTCAGACTTGGTTAAATTATCAAGCCATCCAATTTCCGGGTGCGAAGTGGGTTATTCCCATTTTCTCAACTATTGTTTATTTCTATGGTGGTTGGGTCTTTCTAAAGGGAGCCTACTACGAACTCCGCAGTAAAATTGGCATGATGACTCTGGTTGCTTTAGCCATCACCGTGGCGTTTATCTACAGTGTGGCAGTGACTTTCGGATTGAAGGGAGATTCTTTCTACTGGGAACTGGCAACCTTAGTCGATATCATGCTGCTCGGTCACTGGATGGAAATGGCTTCTGTGCTGGGAGCTAGCAATGCGCTAGGAGAACTTGCCAAGTTAGTGCCTTCTGTCGCTCACAAGCAGGCGAATGGGCGGAGCGAAGATGTCCAAGTAAGCGCATTAGTTGAGGGCGATATAATTCTGATTCGTCCTGGCGAACAAGTCCCGATCGATGGTGAGATCGTCGAGGGTACTTCCAATGTCAATGAATCCTTTCTCACGGGAGAGTCGCGCCCAGTGGTTAAAAAAGCCAATGATGAAGCGATCGCCGGAGCGGTCAATGGAGAAGGTGCTTTGACAGTCAAGGTCACTCGCACCGGAGATCAAACAACCCTGAGCCAGATTATGCGTATGGTTAAGGAAGCGCAGACATCTAAAAGTAAATTTCAATCACTAGCCGATCGACTTGCCTATTGGCTAACTTTAATCGCGATCGGGATCGCTACACTAGCATTCGTAGTTTGGATATCTATTAAACCAGATGATTTAGCCTTTGCCGTTAGTCGTGCGGTTACTGTATTAGTGATTGCTTGTCCTCATGCGTTAGGGTTAGCAGTCCCCTTAGTGCTGGTCAATGCTACTGCAATGTCTGCTAAAAATGGCATCCTGGTGAGAAACCGAGAAGCGTTTGAACGAGCCAAAGGCATTAAAACAATCGCATTTGATAAGACAGGGACATTGACGACAGGACATTTTGGCGTGCAACGAATTTATACAGATAGTATAGATGAGTTAAAAGCTTTGGGCATTTCTGCTTCCCTAGAATCTTTATCAGAACACCCCCTCGGACAATCGATCGTGGAAGAAGCCAGCCATCGCAAACTTCAGCTTTCAAAAGCCAGTGACTTCAAAGCAGTTCCCGGTCAGGGCGTTGAAGGCGTAGTAGACGGTCAGCGCTATCGGGTTGGCAGACCAGAATGGGTTCAGGAGTTGAAATTGCAGTTTCCGCCAGCGTTGCAAAAGGGACTACAAGAACGTGAATCTCGTGGTGAAAGTGCAATCGTCCTGATGGACGACAAGCAAGTTCTCGCCCTATTCGGGTTAGCAGATCAGGTGCGGGCATCTGCACGAGAAGCGGTTGTAAAATTACAGAAAATGGACGTGCAGGTGGTAATGATTACAGGCGATGCCGAAGCCGTTGCCAAGGCCGTTGCTGGGGATTTGCAGATCGATCGCTACTATGCTCGTGTCTTACCACAGGATAAAGCTGCGCTAATTCATCGGCTCAAAGCTGAGAAGCCGACCGCCTTTGTGGGCGATGGCATCAATGATGCACCTGCTTTAACCGAGTCAGATTTAGGACTGGCGATCGGAGCCGGAACCAATGTTGCGATCGAATCTGCGGATCTAATCTTAGTTAAAAGCGATCCGCTTGATGCAACTTACGCGCTTAAACTTGCGAAAGCTACCTACAGTAAAATGGCTCAGAACTTGTTATGGGCAGCTGGGTACAACGTTGTTGCCATTCCCTTAGCGGCAGGAGTTGGCTACCCATTCGGCATTCTATTAACACCAGCAATAGCTGCCATACTGATGAGCGTTTCGACAGTTGTTGTTTCATTTAATGCAATGTCGTTACGTGGCATTCGTTTGCATGATTGA
- a CDS encoding isoprenylcysteine carboxylmethyltransferase family protein has product MSNVPAYGLWWLVIINSLIFIIFAFSFTKPRNPRDWRSFGAFSAFIVALFAEMYGFPLTLYLFSGWLQTRYPGLNIFSHDSGHLWWTLLGWKGDPHLNPIHLLSSVLIFGGLIYLGSAWEVLYKAQRSHTLAVSGPYSTIRHPQYVGFIVIMLGFLLQWPTLLTLLMFPILVTMYIRLAHQEERDALAEFGDEYVRYAAVTPAFLPWGRRNTQRKLSHAQESHHDP; this is encoded by the coding sequence ATGAGTAACGTTCCTGCTTATGGGCTGTGGTGGTTAGTGATTATTAATTCTCTGATATTTATCATCTTTGCCTTTAGTTTCACCAAGCCGCGTAACCCTAGAGATTGGCGATCGTTCGGGGCATTCTCGGCGTTCATTGTGGCATTGTTCGCAGAAATGTATGGGTTTCCCTTAACGCTTTACTTATTCTCCGGCTGGCTGCAAACCCGCTATCCAGGACTGAACATTTTTTCCCATGATTCTGGGCATCTTTGGTGGACTCTGCTGGGGTGGAAGGGTGATCCTCATTTGAATCCGATTCACCTTTTGAGTAGCGTGTTGATTTTTGGTGGACTAATTTATTTAGGCAGTGCTTGGGAAGTTCTCTACAAAGCTCAACGAAGTCATACATTGGCGGTTTCAGGGCCATATTCAACCATTCGCCATCCGCAGTATGTCGGCTTCATTGTCATCATGTTGGGCTTTTTGCTGCAATGGCCCACTCTCTTGACATTGCTCATGTTCCCTATTTTGGTCACGATGTACATCCGATTAGCACACCAAGAAGAACGGGATGCCTTAGCAGAATTTGGTGACGAGTATGTTCGTTATGCCGCAGTAACTCCTGCATTTTTACCGTGGGGTCGTCGCAACACCCAAAGAAAACTATCTCATGCACAGGAGTCTCATCATGACCCATAG
- a CDS encoding DUF2933 domain-containing protein, whose product MHQHGSSNQPQPDHQQTRLSLPIKLVLYVSIGIIAYFLITEHRAHLAGFLPYSLLFLCIFMHLFMHGGHGGHGGHGGGDGSNSREGGNSDSANQSISRRSNHEGHE is encoded by the coding sequence ATGCATCAACATGGTTCATCGAATCAGCCCCAGCCCGATCATCAGCAAACTCGTCTTAGTTTGCCAATTAAGCTTGTGCTGTATGTGTCAATCGGGATTATTGCATACTTCCTAATTACAGAACATCGGGCACATTTGGCGGGCTTCTTACCGTACTCTTTACTGTTCCTCTGTATATTCATGCATCTATTTATGCACGGAGGACATGGCGGACATGGGGGACATGGAGGTGGTGACGGCAGCAATAGCCGAGAAGGCGGTAATTCTGACTCTGCAAATCAATCTATTTCAAGGAGATCGAACCATGAAGGACATGAGTAA